In the Takifugu flavidus isolate HTHZ2018 chromosome 11, ASM371156v2, whole genome shotgun sequence genome, one interval contains:
- the znf503 gene encoding zinc finger protein 503 yields the protein MITTPSASALKYSDHCAARQSSSRNNSVGQPFLHPAPPSDPARQAQRVPIKLLKMLTARSGHILHPEYLQPLPSTPVSPIELDAKKSPLALLAQTCSQIGKPDPPPSSKLSSVTQNGSSEKESKSGPLKLSDIGVDDKSSFKPYSKPSDKKDSSPGVSGGEKSGFRVPSATCQPFTPRTGSPHSSTSASPMPSEGKCGDRDDKKEADCNKSGSTDGSGTTSHSRISVSCGGINVEVNQHQETTPGTKTSSSESPSVTSVSSASVLGSGLVAPVSPYKPGQTVFPLPPAGMTYPGSLAGAYAGYPQHFLPHGGSLVNAQLASSLGCSKAGSSPLAGASPPSIMSASLCRDPYCLSYHCASHLAGAASASCTHDSAAAAAANAIKSGYPLMYPTHPIHGVHATAPSFSGHPLYPYGFMLPNDPLPHVCNWVSANGPCDKRFSTSEELLNHLRTHTAFTGAEKLISGYPGSSSLASAAAAAMACHMHMPPSGTPGSPGTLALRSPHHALGLSSRYHPYSKSPLPTPGAPVPVPAATGPYYSPYALYGQRLTTASALGYQ from the exons ATGATCACAACGCCCTCGGCGTCTGCCCTGAAATATAGTGATCACTGTGCAGCTCGGCAAAGCAGTTCTCGGAATAACAGCGTCGGTCAGCCTTTTCTCCACCCCGCACCTCCGTCTGATCCAGCACGGCAAGCACAGCGAGTTCCCATTAAGCTTTTGAAAATGCTCACTGCACGGTCGGGACACATTCTGCACCCGGAGTATCTGCAGCCTTTGCCCTCCACCCCAGTGAGTCCCATCGAG CTAGATGCCAAGAAAAGTCCGTTGGCTCTGCTGGCGCAAACCTGCTCTCAGATCGGCAAACCGGACCCGCCGCCCTCCTCCAAACTGTCCTCCGTCACGCAGAATGGATCTAGTGAAAAGGAATCTAAATCTGGCCCTTTGAAACTGAGCGACATCGGCGTGGATGACAAGTCTAGCTTCAAACCGTATTCCAAACCTTCAGATAAGAAGGACTCGTCTCCGGGCGTCTCGGGCGGAGAGAAGTCTGGTTTCCGAGTGCCGAGCGCCACCTGCCAGCCGTTCACGCCGCGGACAGGCAGCCCGCACTCCAGCACCTCCGCCTCTCCCATGCCCTCAGAGGGGAAGTGCGGGGACAGGGATGATAAGAAGGAGGCTGACTGTAACAAAAGTGGCTCCACGGACGGCTCCGGCACCACCAGCCACAGCAGGATAAGCGTGAGTTGCGGTGGAATTAACGTGGAAGTCAACCAGCACCAGGAGACGACGCCAGGCACCAAAACGTCCTCCTCGGAGTCCCCGTCTGTGACTTCTGTATCCTCCGCGTCCGTTCTCGGTTCTGGACTTGTGGCGCCAGTTTCTCCTTACAAGCCGGGCCAGACGGTTTTTCCTTTGCCTCCAGCCGGTATGACCTACCCGGGTAGCCTGGCTGGGGCCTACGCTGGCTATCCTCAGCACTTCCTGCCCCACGGAGGAAGCTTGGTGAACGCGCAGCTGGCCAGCTCGCTGGGCTGCAGTAAAGCCGGTTCCAGCCCTCTGGCTGGGGCCTCCCCGCCATCCATCATGTCAGCCAGCCTGTGCAGAGACCCTTACTGCCTCAGTTACCATTGTGCTAGCCACTTAGCGGGCGCAGCCAGTGCGTCCTGCACGCACGACTCTGCAGCCGCGGCGGCCGCGAATGCCATCAAATCCGGTTACCCGTTAATGTACCCGACGCACCCCATCCACGGGGTCCACGCCACGGCGCCCTCGTTCAGCGGACACCCTCTTTACCCCTACGGTTTCATGCTGCCCAACGACCCTCTCCCGCACGTTTGTAACTGGGTCTCGGCCAACGGACCGTGCGACAAGCGTTTCTCCACgtcggaggagctgctgaaccacctgaggacacacaccGCTTTCACCGGGGCGGAGAAGCTGATCTCTGGTTACCCGGGCTCCTCATCGCTGGCCAGCGCCGCAGCAGCGGCCATGGCCTGTCACATGCACATGCCACCGTCAGGAACCCCTGGGAGCCCCGGAACTCTGGCTCTGCGGAGCCCGCATCACGCGTTAGGACTCAGCAGCCGCTACCACCCGTACTCCAAAAGCCCCCTGCCCACCCCCGGCGCGCCCGTCCCCGTCCCTGCCGCCACCGGCCCCTATTACTCTCCTTATGCACTGTACGGACAGAGACTGACCACAGCATCGGCGCTCGGATACCAGTGA